TTCGTGTTTGCTTAATTCTTGTTGTTAGTTTGTGCTTCCTGACACTTGTTTTGATTTAGAGTTATTAATTGCAGatttttttctattttataaaggatatcataaattttgaatttatatttgTTTTTCTTTGAGCAGGAGCGCAAGTTGTATATTGATGAACTTCTTCAAAGGGATGAACACTCTCTTTGGTCGTTGCTTCGTGCTGCAAACTGTCTACAAGTTAGTGGGCTATATGAAATGATCCGCGACACTCTTGCTCAAAACACTGAGAAGAGTGTCTCGGAAATAGAGCACGATTTATCTAGATCTTTCAAGCACTGTGCGAAGGTTATTTTTCTTGCGGCTACCATGTTTACTGCCAGTGACATGTTCCTTACCTTCAATTTTTTATGTTAATTTTTTCAATTGATGCAGGGAGAAGAGCTGGAACCTCACAAGAATGTCAACATACGTGCCAGGCTTTCAAATAAGCTGTTTGTGAAACAGACGAAAAAGCTCGACGAGGTACCGAATATAAAGgtaaaattcatgtcttcttcaATATGATTACCATAATTGGTACTATAACAACTTGAATCTATCTTCTAATATTTTTCTTTGTATCATACTTAACTTGTTATTGGTTGATGTTCTTCCTTGATAGAATGTGGAGGCAGCAGAACTGGAGGCTCCGGAGCCTGAAGCTCGTTCAATTGATGACCTCCTTTCTTTTATCAATGGCGATGGAGGTATCATTATCTTTTTGCTCACTAGTTTTTTATATGTGTGCTCCATACTTGCTTAAATATGTGTATTATAAGAACTGATCATATATTCTAGAGTTATTTGCAAAATGCATCCCCGTGGTTTGGCCAAAATGCATTTTTTACCTATACTTTAGATAACTGCACTTTGCATCCCCTTACTATTTCGGCGCGACAAATTGCACCCTTTTCgttaaatttgttaaaattctcAGGGGCattttaggaaattaaaatatttaattataattagatcattatttaagttttttgaccctctaaatgataCTTTTCGAAAAAATTTAAAGAACGAAAATTATAGAGAACGAAAAAATCTTTTCAAAACAATAACATTCAAAATTATCCAAAAATTTATGAAgccaaaattaaataaaatatatacttattgaatttattaaaaataattataaaaaaaatatttcaattttgaaCCTTTTTATTTCGAGAAGATCTTTTTATTCTCTACAACTTCCGTTCTTTAAATTTTTTCAGAATGTATTGTTTATAGGGTtataaaccttaaataaagatctgaaaataatttaatatttacaTTTCCTAAAATACCCCTGAAAATTTTAACAAAATTAACGAAAAGGGTGCAATTTGTCGCGCCGAAATAGTAAGGGGATGCAAAGTGCAGTTATCTAAAGTATAGGTAAAAAAATGCATTTTGGCCAAATCACAGGGATGCATTTTGCAAATAACTCTATATTCTAAATTAGCTATACCCGTGGTCCTTTTTTTTTGTAAATACTCGAAGTCCTCTATAAATGTTATTTTTTCAGCTTGTTCTTCTTGCCATATAACAACACGAAAATAATGGCATGTAAGAATGTGTAGAAACTGAAGGATATTAGgtgtatcaaaacaattttaaagggAAACCCATATATGCCTATAAAATTGTTTTACACAGTGAGACATGACATCCTATTATTTCAAAAAGGAATACACCACCACTAGCCTAACTAATTATCTCAATTTTGATATACTAGTCATGTCTCTTCTAATTACATACTATATAATGAGTTTGGGGCAGTTTTGATATATCAACTACGTCAATTCTTCTATAGTCTTTAAATAAAAACCCTTATTGTCTTAGTTCTACTCTCTAGAAGAGGTGTATTGGGATGTATTTAAGTTTTAGGGTACATGTCCTAACTTGAAGGAAAAGTGTCCACCTTGTCAAAATGATTTGCTCATCCTCAAATGATAAACAATTTGTAcaagcatatttcttcttttctAGTAAAAAGTGATGAAATTTTATCCTTTAAATGGTTTCTTTGGTGTGGTTATCTAATGGTATCTTTATAATTATACTTGTGGAACTTAGATGTTAGTTTTTCGTTGTTTCATACCTTACAGTGTAGTTTGAAGTAGGCAAGGCGATTTTTTTTAATGATGCAAAcattaatattaattaagtacATTATATTTGCAGATACCAGAGGGGGTCAAACCtcaaagaagaagaaaaagaatcgTAACAAAGGGAAAGAGAAGAAGAAAACTTCTTCTATCAATGTTTTTGCTTCAACTGAGGCCTCTGCTTTAGAGAAAATCACCGAGAACAGTGAGCAGGTCAGGCACATGATTTTCATTATTATATTATTCATTTTTTCTTGCCGCGAGGCACATGATTTCCattattatattatttgttaTTTCTTGCCGTAATTCCCCACAATATGCCGTGTTGTTTGTTACCTAAGAAGATGTATATTAAAATTTTTAGGACTTGAATGCTTCTAATTCTGCATACGATAGAGGTTCCGCTGCTGATAGATTACAACTACTGGGCACTCAACATGAGAGCTTCAATGCTGAGGGAGACATTGTTGATAATGATCTGGATCCCGCTTTGTTGGAAGAGATTAATAGGTTAGCGTGTTAATTTTATCATTTATAATATATCTGAACCTCAATATTTTGGAAATTCTTTTGTATGACAATTATCTCAGTACGGGGTATTTTTAAGTGTGCGAGTGTCACAAGTATCTCTTTCCTTTGTGGGAacagaattatatatatatatatatatgtgtgtgtgaatGTAAGTATGTATTTGTGTGTGTCTTAACTTCAATTATCTAGATGTGACGtcaaaaaaaaaaacaaaaccttTAGGAAATAACGTTTTTTGGGAGTGTTCGACAAATTCACTTTTTCAaaatatgatgaggtataaaaCAACTTTTGCTTGCAAGTAAAAGATAAATACAGCATGCCAACAAAGATTCAATTTAAGGACCAATGTTACCAAAAGCATAGATGAGGCAATGTCTACTGCTTTTTGATAAGCGATTTTAATAAGGCAATTGCTTCGTCCCATGTCCTTGATTAGGCGATATTGAGGCAATAGATTACCTGTGGCCTTAACATTTTTTGTCAAAATGTTATAAAAATTGATAAATATGTATTTATTATATGTAACTGAAACATAAAACTGTGTTTTTATGTCATTATTACTAAAATGGATAAAACATCACTAAAAAATGTATTTGTAAATTACAAAAAAACTATAGTATTTTACATTAAATTTTCAATTACATTTTCTTAGTCTAAATGTGTTTTGTAGTATGTGACCCAAACTTTTAAGTTAAAATGTAGGCTATActttaaaacttaatattttatctattcattttctatagctcttgtaatttttattaataatatcaTATTGTCATCATATTAATGTCAAATATTACGTAGATACCAATTCACTAGTttctatctatactatattatttTACTATAATAAGCAAAACTAGTATATTTGGTTGGTTGTCAGTTTGGCACTTCGTCAAATTCTACACCATACTATTATAAGCGGAACATTGTATATTTGATTGGTTGTCAATTAAACacatgtaattataaaatcattgtTAGCTTTGTCTCGCCTAGGCAAATAACACATGTAAGGTCATGACTAGTATTGAGCACATTAAGTAGGTTTGCCACAAGATTGCAATACATTTATCTGTTGTTTGCTTCCTATATTTTGCTCGATGAAGCAATGTGAATCTTATTTTTATGCATAGGCTATGTTACAATTTTGTAAAATTACATATTTTTTAGAAAAGAATTATATTAATTAAGCAAGCAACTACATTAGAAAAAGAAAAGGTAGGGGTGGGGGTGGGGGTGGGGGTCGGGGTGGGGGATAAAGATACTTGAACATGACACAAATTTGATCGACTGCTCTTGCAAACCGATGCTTCTGTTTTGAAAGAGGATCTATTTACTTGGTTTTAGTCTCGACTATCAACAATGTTGATTTCTCAGAGGTTAGTTTTCATTCTTTAATTTATTAGTGTATCTCATTATACAAGATATATCATATAGTAGGTGATAGTATCATGAAATTACATGAAAGTGTTGGATTGATTGCTACTTAATTGCATGTTTGCTTTTTGTTGCCGATGGATATTAGTCACACCGGTGTTTAGTTTTTGTACAACGTTGTAACAATTAATTAGTCCGGTGGCACCTACGGAAGctagttttattcatttgattatTCTTAGAACTTGAATATCTGTAATTGATTTTGACATTTTGTTAAGTTAGTTTTTTCGCCCTTGTACTATATATGGTACATGGGCGGGGATATATTGGCCGTGTAAgttaaatttattaaatataaataaaaaaatgatttcaaaGGCGTGTGcaaatttttattcaaaacttGTAAGCATATAATTCTTGTATGGCTAGCTAGATTCTAATATGAAATtattgacatgcatgctagaacGCTACTGCCTTAATATTTATAATGTATTAAACTGTCCTCGATACATGTGTGACATGTATGCGCATTGCGCTGTAAACTTAAGTGTGGCCTTCACACAGCCGCAACTCATTATTACCCGCTTCGTTCATTTTTCTATATGATTTTGATTGTATAATTTTTACATGCATATGGCTGATGTCTGCACACATGTAAAACAAACTCACATCCACAAACTTATTTTTGTAAGAGTTTTCTTGGTTTAGTTCTTCAAATAAGGTATATACTATTATTTAGTGTATCTTCTCAGATAAGATGTCATATGCCATAACAAAATCATTTTGAAATGTTTGCGGTGATGTTGCAGTCTTCTGCTTTTGTGTGTGAAATAAGTAACAGTACTAGAATACTACATTCGATGAGAAGTATGTTATTGTTACTATTTTGCCCTCTACAAAGATATATTCCTTTTACCTTCTTTTCCTTTTATTCGCGGTTCCTTATTTGTCCTCTTCGTGTGCAGGGAAGTAGAGGATTTTGAAATAAGGCTGATGACGAATGCATTGCGTTTAGAAAGGAATGAAATTTTTCAAAGACTTGGTACAAATTTTTATTCCTTCTTTAGATTGTGCAAAAATGTTTACTAAATTTATAcatgtgtatatatgtatataatgaTGCAATATTTTCTAAATTTCAAAGAGAGCTACAAATTTAGAACTGATGCATCATGCATCGTATTCATATATACATGAATTTTTGTTTCGTTGAAGTTATTATATTTCGACATGTAATGAAGCTAAAATACTTTAAATTAAATAgcgtttatatatatatattgtattatGACAAAGGATTAAAGACCTAAGAATATGGTGAACTACATGATTTGTGTTGTTCATAATCTGTTCTTGTTCATTCTATCATTATCACAACTAAATATTTCCATTTAACCCTATTTATCTCGTCTTTTATGCACCACGGTTTTTGGTCAAGTTTTGTTATGTCAATAGTGCCATTTTATAGTCTTTGGCTGTGCATAGAAATGATAATTGAATAGTACAAGTTATGCTAATAGAATTACACTGAACAGTTTTTTTTATCATCGTAGCATTAAATTATATAACAATGAATTTTCTGCTGTATATATGATGAGAGAACGTCTCTCTACCAATTGTACAAGACTTTTTTTTTACCTACGTGtttaatttgtttttttattATGACTAGTTTTAGGGTCTAGCAGGATGGATTTGTATTAGTTGCCATAATTAGTTATCCTCCTTTGTCATAGTTATCCTCCTTTGTCAGTTGTAACCTTTTAGTGTCTAGCAGGATGCACAAGTCTACTTTATATTCCTTGCTAATTCCCCTGTTAATTTGCTGTAATGATTGTATCTTTACTTTGATTATATAATTATTGACTTACTTGCTCCCTAGTAACTCATGGATGCTTTCACCCTTTGCACATATTTCACTTATATATGTATATGCTTGGATGGACAGGAATAGACTATGTTGCTTGATCGCAGTAATCTGTATGGTTCAAGACCTGCAGAGAATGGCTGATGTACATTGAATGCATGTTTTAGACTGCAGAGTTAGTGTCAGGTTGGGAATGGCTTATGGTGAAAGCTTTTAACAATAAAATGATGGGGATTGGTTGTGATATAGTCGTATATTTTCTTCTTTTCATGCGCCAAGTTTTGGTTGCTCTTCTATCTAGAATGGATGAAGGTCAGCATTACTGTTGAGAAAGAACTCATTGTGTTCAAGCCCTTATTCACTTTAACGAATGGTGTTTTTAGGTGCAATTCAGATATGTGAGTTTTTTAGCTTTACAGTACATTTCTTAAATATCTTAGATAAATTTAGGGGATTGTTGTTTATCTTATGCTATAACCATCTACGGTGCTCTTATAAATCAAATGTGCATAATCCAATGTTTCTAGACTCTCCTTATCCAATTTATAAAGGCCCTACCTCGCGGTATTTTTCCGAAAAAACAGTTTTCCCAACTTATCTGGCCAAAACTTGCATATGGTAACTGGTGGAGAAGTTTTGCACAGAAAATAAAAGCAACTTTCACGACCTATTAAAAATTGATATTAAATTTCTTTATTGTCAATTATCAGCATAATTATAAACTATGCTATTGTTATTCACTCAATAATATTTGCTATTCTTTTTTGAGCTTGGGAACCATCTTTATTTTCCTTTAGGTTTGCTTTCTTCTTTTTTTATGATTGGTTAATATTTCATTATATGCCTCTGTAATCTATATAGATCAAACTTAGAGCTGGACCAGCTATACCACTGCAATTTCAGATTATACTATGTGTACTGCATTACTTCTATTAAAATGTGTCAAAGGTTTGTTCAATTGATTATGAAGATAATCAAGTGCAGTAGCCACATCAATCGCCATGTTTATTTTGGTAGCAAGGTTTGTTCAATTGATTATATTTGAAGAAGTTGCGTTGCATAGTTGCATGTGTAATGCAGTTAGACAGTCACCCATCTTTGTTGGAAATATACCAATACCAAATGGTTTCAAAAACCCAGATTATATAAACGCCAGTTGccagtttttttttctttttgaataaTTAGGTCTGTTCTAACAAATTGCATTACTTATAGCACTACGCAACCATTGCAACAGCATTACCACTAACCTTGTAAGATGTACGAGTGACTACACAAATGACTTTTGATAGTGCCCTTTGGAACTACcatacccttctcaagtagtAGTATACAAATTAATGTTACAAGGAAGATTCGATTCCCGGGATCAAACCCAAGCTGTTGCATTTTGTTTTTTTTAGTCTCCATTTAGCTAATCCAGCAAGAGCCCGATCTCTTCTTAACATCCCGCTTTCCCATTAGTTCTCAGTGTTCCAACAGCATCCCAATTGCTCGTATCAGCGAAGGTGTTACTTAACAATACATAAGTTGAAGGGGTATGTCTGTCTAAATTTAAAGCATGATCTGCTGCACGAGTTGCAGTATCAATATCCCCATGAAGTCGACAGGCACCAAGTGGAGTCTGCCGAACTAGAACTCCTGGTTTCGATGGCATATTTAGGATTAAGGCCTCGGCTTCTTTTGTACGCCCAGCTAGGCCAAAGAGATTTACCATACATGCATAGTGACCGTCTCCAGGTGAGATGCCGTAGCCATCTGTCATGGAAGATAGATGTGTCCAAGCTTCATCAATATATATCCTCCCAGGCTACATGCATAAAGTACACATATGAACGTAATATAATTAGGTTCTGGACCTTCCACCCTCATATCACCGAAGATATTTAAAGCTTTTCTTGGATCCCCATTTTGTGCATACCCCATTATCATTGTCGTCCACGAAACAACTGTCCTGTCCTTCATTGATTGAAAAACGCTTAATGCTCTATCCATCAATCCACATTTTGCATACATATCCAACAAAGCATTATCCACACACACATCAACTTCATTATCAAGCTTAATCATCAAAGCATGAAATCTTTTTCCTTCCTCTAAAGAAGCTAAATTAGCACATGCATTAAGAGCTGTAACAAGAGTAAACTTGTTTGGTTTTACTCCTATCTCCCTCATCTCTTCTACAATTTCTAATGCTTTTCTCGGTTCACCACAATTTAAACATCCCTGCCACTTGAGTCCAAGTGTGCACATCTCTACAAGGCATTTCTTTAAAAGCTTTCCAACCATCGTCCAGTTTTTGGTTTTTCAAGTACATATCAACCAAAGAATTCCCTACACACAtctcacataagcctcagcatctccaccggtagacttacgagcagtctgcttgaatctaaccatacttgctagctgaaatgaCATAATTGAAAAGCAAGAAGTGAGTCAAGCGCTCAGCAAAATGTGTCATAAAACAGAATTTACAACATAGCAATATATATCTGGGAACTGAGGTGTATGGCATCATTATTCTATTCAAAACTTTTGTAACCAAACATTTGCTCAAAAATattttatgacactacggattgcagccggtgatcagccgcgaagcaatctcgaacctcgctgggttcttaACAATTTATTAGGATCCCTAGGCATATTTTAAGCCTAACataataagtgtgaaagggacttgcgtcttagtccaattcaccaatctcaagaaaacattcttttatttaaagagaaattatcttttataaaactgatgccaaggAGAACTTTACAAAGATCTATACAAAGGGAATTTAATCATCAATCAAGGATTTCGAGTTAAGAAACTCTTATCAGAATGATGTGACTAGGGTTTTCAAGGATAATCAGCAATGAGTTGACaaccaaggaagaaagtattgaaaaagagtcaTAACTTTGTTCCACAAGATAGAGGTTTACTATTTGAGGGTTATGAAAGGGATGTATCTAGTGACAAAATTGGGTATGATTGTAAGGGTTTATGTAAAGAGTCGGTAAATCGAAGGTGTAAGAGTACAAAGAATAGCCGTTAATCAAGAGAGGATATGTTATCCAAGCATATGAGGTTTTATAGTTTATAGGGATGTGATTTTTATTAGGGTCTGCATAGCATTTGCAAAATCTCAATCTAAAATCAGAATATTCGCAACAACATATCAGGGCGACAACAATATTAAAAAGATCAACATACGAGCATGCTATCATATTTCAAAGAAGTGGTTCGGtacatttgcaatatatcttaTATCTTAAGGAAAACATTACTAGAACGATAAGTGAGGGCAAAAACGCTTGCATAATATCTCAAGAAAGGTTTACGACACTTGCAATACATAGAATTGACTAAGGggaaaatatttgcaatatatcaaGGAAGTCCGTGAacacttgccttaagaaggctggactaactctcgtcttgatgtggaagcaaccgggagcactactcgactttgACGGCAAGTTTACTACCTTCTTCTGAACCTACACAAAATATAAGGCCTCATCAAGATACACTCTCACAGGGACTCCAACCTAGTTAAAGGTTTCAAAACATATTGGCACTTAAGCCTAACTACACATTTGACTCTTTACTCGTCACTTATTATGCTCAATAATTTAggatcacataacacatttaatcacataatatacAACTTGGATATAATGGTGCGCTATTGAGTTTTGAATGATCTCACTCAACCAACACGATTGACTCGAAGTGCTACCTAGTCTAGTGCAACCCAACTAGCTCTCCAAACTCGAAGTGCCTTTCCTAGCAAAAATCCATTTCACTTAGCCACACCTATGGCCTAACCTTCTTCtttcctcttactaaccattAGACTTAATGGTCAACTCAGGCCTCACCTCTAAGGATGAGAAATCTAAGTGCAAGGACAATGTGctcccatttgcataagagactgtcccatttgtcttaacagttagaatattattttatctatcgagccatcaaATTTCACACTTCACAGTCTAGACCTTGTAAGTCGTTGATGCTCCACCTCCCGGTGCTAAACTTAAACTCAGTCGTAAAAATCAGTTTTTGAAAGATGAGGTTTAGAAACCTCTTGCAGGTGACAACTTatcatatatattaccaaaaaGATGTTTGCCTGTGTGTTGATACTTGGTAGAGTGGTTTCGAGTTCTTGGCTTACTCTAGGCTAGGGGTGTGCATTTGTTGCAACTATTAAAAATTTCGATCACAAAATAGATTCGGCTTGAAATTGGCAAATTGGCTACTTATTAGGCTAGAAAGAGTATCTACTAAAATATTTTCAggaaaattaattaaaaaaatactGTCATAAATTATTCTCACAAAAATccataaattttattttttattacaaaTAATGAATTGATTGATACTGAATTGACAAAACACATTATCTAGTGTATGATTATTCATCATTCACGTGTATATTTCTTCATTTTCACATTTATTCGTTAACCGACACCACCTGTTCGGTAAAATTCTCAAAAGAGTTGGCATTGTCGTAAAATCctgcataattattttatttttctgtCTGCAGACTATATTTGCAATACAGGCATTTCCAGGTAAGATGTGTCTTTGCCTTTTTTTATAATGTCCATTTATATGGAGAATATACCGAATGTTTCAGTGATAACATAAAAATTTAGATGCAGAATTTTAGTATGCTTGCTGATGTAGCACTTAACATTGTTAGCTTATCATTACGGTATTATCATTACGGTTTAATATACATTAATAGGCAGTAGCAAGCTTTTCAGGTCCATAGAAACTACAGCTATAGAATTAGAAACTGCAGTTAGTCTTTTAATGAGATTATCATGTATAATGCAAATCATTATTGGTGACTAAAGTCTATAAGTTCATGTCATCCTCGTAATGGTGTGGTAGCACATAGTTATCTTACTTAGAAGCTGTTTCTAATGGATTTCAGCTCACATAATACGTCATGCATGTCTGGGCGATCCTTTGGCGATGGCTTGGAGCATGCAAGACCAATATTGAACATTCTACTTAGGCGTTTTTCTACTATTTTTCCCTCCCTTCCAGATGTCATTACCTTCATGAGTGGGTCAATAATGTCAATTACGTTGTCAGGCAAGGCCATCCAAACAAAGTTATGAAGGTTAAGACCTCTCCGGAACATACGACTGGTGGGCTTTTTACTTGTCAGCATTTCCAGTAATAAAATCCCAAAGCTGTATATGTCTCCCTTGGTTGTCATCTTGCATCCTAGACCATACTCTAAtaatcaaaaaaaataaataatcaaaagCTTTAGCTATAAATTGCAATATAGAGTACAATATACCAAAGACAAAATGGTAGCTTTAGGGGAACTCCCGCAATCATGCAGTGACTCTCACTCTCCATGCTTACTGCCATACATTGACAAATATGCATACTACTATATACATGTATTCACCAttatatatgatatttataatAAAACCAAAAAGAAATTCTGTAGATCCATCTTGTGATAACTTCAAAAAAAATGGGGCTTCAGTCATAAGGGTAATTTGGACAATGATCCAGATGCATTAATACTGCTTGGTGATGTGAGTTCATGGCAGTGTGAAGTTCACTCACTGTCCCTGAACCTGAGAACAAAAAATGGTGTTTGACAAAAGGATTAAATATTGGAGTAAGcattaaattattatatatgaGTGCAGAATTCAGAGCAGAGTATGCAAAGGATATTGGGTGACTGCAGAGAAGTTTGTATTATCAAATGTATTAGCTGTATGTTAGCTGTTGTCCCTAATTAGATTGAGATATATTAGCCGTATTAACAGAATTGGTTACCTTCTACATTTAGAGTATAAAACTGTTGTAAAGGCTGAACTCAGCAAGTTAGCTCATTCCAGGATAGAATTCAGCTTTTATTATTGTTATATAATGAGGACTCTCCAGCAATGGGAGAGATACTTTTCCCTACCAATATTCTTGTCATGGTATTGGAGCTACAATTCTGATTTCCTCTTGTTTCTGATCAATTCTTTTTCATCGTTCTTGTGTCTTGATAAAGTTCCTTGTTCCTAGTCACTCTTGATCGTTCTATCAGAATCATGTCTTTAGACAATAATGGCATTCTCTCGGTTCGCCTTAATGGTAAAAATTATTCAACATGGGTATTTCACTTTCAGATCTTTGTCAAAGGGAAGGATTTACGGGGTTATGTTAGTGGCACCACTCTTGCGCCTGACAAAGAAAAATACAAGGCTGGATATGCTAAGTGGGAAATTAAAGATGAACAGATCATGGGCTGGCTGCTAGGATCTGTCGATCCCAACATAATATTGAACTTACGGCCTTTTAAAACTTCAGCTGAGATGTGGGCTTATCTGAAGAAGATATATAGTCAGTAGAACACTGCTCGTTGCTTTCAACTAGAACATGGCATAGGCAAACTTTAACAAGATAGCCtttcaatttctgatttttaTTCTTCATTTATGAATCTATGGGTTGAATACACAGATATTGTCTGTACCTCTATACTGGCTGAAGGTCTTAAGTTAGTTCAAGATGTACATGAATGATGAAACAACTAAAAGAGATCAGTTTCTTATGAAATTGCGGTCTGAGTTTGAAGCTACTAGGTCAAACCTTATGAATCGAGATCATTTGCTTCAGGAGGAACAACGTCTTCTCACTCAATACACCTTGAAAGAAAGAATTCTGAGTTGGTTCATCTGGCATATGCAACGCAAGGTAAATCAAGAGGCAGGGAAATATGTAATGTTCAATGTTTCTCTTGCAAAGGTTTTGGACATTATGCTTCAAACTGTTCCAAAAAAAATTGCAATTATTATAAGAAAGATGGACATATAATCAAGGAATGTCCTATTCGTCCACCAAAGAAATCTGAGACAGCCTACACAGCCATTGTTGGATCCTCAAGTACCGGAGGTATGATGAATACTAGACATACGACACGGAATGACATCGCTCCTGTTCAACCCGTGACACCTGAAATGATTCAACAATTTATCATTTCAGCATTTTCCACTCTAGGAATTTCTGGTAAATCTACTCTCGAATTACCTACTTGGTACTTTGATTCTGCAGCTTCTAA
This sequence is a window from Apium graveolens cultivar Ventura chromosome 9, ASM990537v1, whole genome shotgun sequence. Protein-coding genes within it:
- the LOC141683167 gene encoding SKP1-like protein 21; the protein is MVFDYFRFAVVLGRDCEERKLYIDELLQRDEHSLWSLLRAANCLQVSGLYEMIRDTLAQNTEKSVSEIEHDLSRSFKHCAKGEELEPHKNVNIRARLSNKLFVKQTKKLDEVPNIKNVEAAELEAPEPEARSIDDLLSFINGDGDTRGGQTSKKKKKNRNKGKEKKKTSSINVFASTEASALEKITENSEQDLNASNSAYDRGSAADRLQLLGTQHESFNAEGDIVDNDLDPALLEEINREVEDFEIRLMTNALRLERNEIFQRLGIDYVA